A window of Costertonia aggregata contains these coding sequences:
- a CDS encoding hemolysin family protein: MEIAFISANKIHIEIEKKQEGFLAKVLTRLTKKPSKFIATMLIGNNIALVVYGLFMGDLLMKWFMGFLPSNSEFITILLTDFSLLAQTIISTLIILLTAEFLPKVLFQIYSNTLLKVLAVPAYVFYVLFSFISDFVIKVSDFILKAFFRTDGDEVQLAFSKMELGDYITEQMETVEEEDVVDSEIQIFQNALEFSAVKAREVMVPRTEITAVEMDETPKNLAKLFTETGYSKILVYKDTIDEIIGYIHSYELFKKPKTIKSILLPVEFVPETMLIHDILNLLTKKRKSIAVVLDEYGGTSGIMTVEDIVEELFGEIEDEHDTTDLLEEQLEDGKYKFSARLEVDYINENYKLELPESEEYGTLGGFIVSETGEIPEQDAEIKIDNFLFTILEVSNTKIDLVSLEILEKE, encoded by the coding sequence ATGGAAATCGCATTTATTTCGGCCAACAAAATACATATTGAAATAGAGAAAAAACAAGAAGGTTTTTTGGCGAAAGTCCTTACCCGGCTCACTAAAAAGCCTTCCAAGTTTATTGCCACCATGCTTATTGGCAACAATATTGCCTTAGTGGTCTATGGTTTGTTCATGGGTGACCTTCTCATGAAATGGTTTATGGGGTTTTTGCCATCAAACAGTGAGTTCATTACCATTTTATTGACCGATTTTAGCCTTTTGGCGCAAACCATAATTTCTACTTTGATTATTCTGCTTACTGCGGAATTTTTACCAAAAGTGCTTTTTCAAATCTATTCGAACACACTTCTAAAAGTACTGGCCGTACCGGCATATGTATTTTACGTTTTGTTCTCTTTTATTTCGGATTTTGTGATCAAGGTGTCGGATTTTATCCTTAAAGCTTTTTTTAGGACCGATGGTGATGAGGTTCAACTGGCCTTCAGTAAAATGGAACTCGGCGATTACATTACCGAACAAATGGAAACCGTGGAAGAAGAGGATGTGGTAGACTCCGAAATACAGATTTTTCAGAACGCATTGGAATTTTCGGCGGTCAAGGCCAGGGAAGTCATGGTACCACGAACAGAGATTACGGCCGTTGAAATGGATGAAACACCAAAAAACCTTGCTAAGCTGTTCACTGAAACCGGGTATTCCAAAATACTGGTCTATAAGGACACGATTGATGAGATAATAGGTTACATACACTCCTACGAACTCTTTAAAAAACCCAAGACCATAAAAAGCATCTTACTTCCCGTAGAGTTTGTGCCCGAAACTATGCTCATACACGATATATTGAATTTGCTTACCAAAAAACGAAAGAGTATCGCCGTGGTTTTGGACGAGTACGGCGGTACTTCGGGAATTATGACCGTTGAGGATATCGTAGAGGAGCTTTTTGGGGAAATCGAGGACGAGCACGATACCACTGATTTGTTGGAAGAGCAGTTAGAAGACGGTAAATATAAGTTTTCGGCCAGGTTAGAGGTGGATTATATCAATGAGAATTATAAGCTAGAACTACCGGAAAGTGAGGAATATGGTACTCTTGGCGGTTTTATCGTAAGCGAAACGGGAGAAATTCCCGAACAGGATGCCGAAATTAAAATTGATAATTTTCTGTTTACCATACTCGAAGTATCAAATACTAAAATAGATTTGGTCTCACTTGAAATATTGGAAAAAGAATAA